One genomic window of Rhinolophus ferrumequinum isolate MPI-CBG mRhiFer1 chromosome 23, mRhiFer1_v1.p, whole genome shotgun sequence includes the following:
- the LOC117015733 gene encoding ejaculatory bulb-specific protein 1 isoform X1 has protein sequence MATGTRARRAGGAAPGQARTEAVPHGQPAPFSRARPGRRLLLASPAGPGPWTPGGPTPYGPASPSPHLSAAPALPGGPRSTGPGRPCPRPSIKLQKYQPRKFLLFSPTTPPSQYWLPQRNKGPTRSQVTG, from the exons ATGGCGACGGGGACACGAgcccggcgggcgggcggggcggcTCCCGGCCAGGCCCGCACAGAAGCCGTGCCGCACGGCCAGCCGGCGCCATTTTCCCGCGCCAGGCCCGGGCGCCGTCTCCTTCTAGCGTCGCCAGCCGGGCCGGGACCGTGGACGCCCGGCGGGCCCACCCCTTACGGGCCAGCGTCGCCGTCACCTCACCTGAGCGCGGCCCCAGCCCTCCCGGGCGGGCCTCGGAGCACCGGCCCGGGCCGTCCGTGCCCGCGGCCCTCC ATCAAGTTACAGAAATACCAACCCAGaaagtttcttttgttctctcccaCGACCCCTCCCAGTCAATATTGGCTCCCCCAAAG AAACAAGGGTCCTACCAGAAGCCAGGTAACAGGTTGA
- the LOC117015733 gene encoding vegetative cell wall protein gp1 isoform X2: MATGTRARRAGGAAPGQARTEAVPHGQPAPFSRARPGRRLLLASPAGPGPWTPGGPTPYGPASPSPHLSAAPALPGGPRSTGPGRPCPRPSKQGSYQKPGNRLR; this comes from the exons ATGGCGACGGGGACACGAgcccggcgggcgggcggggcggcTCCCGGCCAGGCCCGCACAGAAGCCGTGCCGCACGGCCAGCCGGCGCCATTTTCCCGCGCCAGGCCCGGGCGCCGTCTCCTTCTAGCGTCGCCAGCCGGGCCGGGACCGTGGACGCCCGGCGGGCCCACCCCTTACGGGCCAGCGTCGCCGTCACCTCACCTGAGCGCGGCCCCAGCCCTCCCGGGCGGGCCTCGGAGCACCGGCCCGGGCCGTCCGTGCCCGCGGCCCTCC AAACAAGGGTCCTACCAGAAGCCAGGTAACAGGTTGAGATGA